Part of the Thermoplasmata archaeon genome, CAAAATTAATGGCTAGATTTATCTCATTTAATGCCTCTTCAAGCCTGTTCATGTTCTCCAGCACTATAGATTTCTCGAACCTGACAAGTGCGTCTCTTGGATATATTCTCTCTGCATTTTCAGATTCTTTCAATGCTCTATCATACTCTTCAATTTTGTTATAATATCGACTTTTCAAAATTAAAAGATTCAGATCGTTAGGACTAATCGATTCTATCTCTTTCAGCTCTTTTTCTAACTTTTCATATTCCTCCAGTATCAACAATGTCCTAGCTCTAAATATATGACTTGTAACGTCCATGTAATCCAGAGATATAACCTCATCAAACTTCTCAATCGCTTTCTCATAATTTTCTTTATTAAACAACTCTAATCCTTTATCAAATGCTTTTTTGGATCTGTGCTCTTTTTCATTCGTCATGTTCTTGCATCGTTGCACACTATTTATATTTTTTCTGTCTCATTTCCCATATTTTATATCTCTATGCTTTAAGAAGAGATTCTGGTACCGGTTCTAAAATCCGATTAAAGCGAAAAAAAAGTAAATAAAAAAATTTATTTAGAAAGGTATATATATAGTGTAGCGCCAGCACCGCCAAGTATGGGCCCTTCTTCATACTGTACACCTTTCAAAGAGGGGGAATAGTACCAGAACCAGTTAACTTGCTGAGTGTATACGAACGCGGTAAGGTTTACAACTACGTCTTCTGCAGCATCATAGTATTTTAAAGATTCTGTTATGTTTTGGCAGCTCTGTGCACTAGCAACATCCTGTTCCATCTGTAACACTTGCGAAGTCTGGTTATAGTTCAAAATAGAGTAGTCCAATCCGATCATGGAGACGTTAGTGCCGTTTATCTGCCATGGTTGTATATAGTCTGATGGAAACGGATAATCGGGAACAAATCCAGACATAGCGATAGGCGTGGGATCTTCAAACGGAACGTCATAACCCATGATCTCCGAGAAGGTCATGTACATCGGTGTCATTACTATGTTTGGGTCTATAGATTTCAGTGCTTGGCCCCACATTGCTGCTGCTGAAAAATCTACTGGATCTCCAGCATATACTATAGCAGGTATGTTGATGCTTATATTGTATTCCCCAGATTCCTCCAGATAATGTTTTGCAAGCGTGAGATTATAGGTTGGCAGAACCACTCCTGCAGCAGCCATCTGTTGCGGTGTTTGATAGCCAGGCATGCCCTTAGGGATAAACCCTACATATCCAGAAGAGAAGTTTGCACCATATTCTTTATTACCGACCAGGTTGTTCAGATAGACCTGGTAATTAAACGAGTCTGCAAATGCACGTCTTACGTCCAGATTAGCAAAATAATATTGGGGTATGTGAAAGTTGGAGCCAAGCGTAGAAAGCAGAGATTCGTCAATGTCCGGATTGATTGTAAAACAATACAGGCTCATTGTTGGAAATGAGTATATTTTTATATTTCCCATTGCCTCTTCTCTGGCAATGGTTGAATAATAGTAATTTGGCAGTCCGTAATATATGTCTGCCAGTCCGCCTTTCAACATCAACAGCTCGGTTTCCGGATCTTTGATCCATTCTATCTGTATCGTGTCGTTGGCTTTATGGTTATACCCGGGAATGCCTGGAATGGGCGTGTAGTAAGAATTTGGCACTAGAGTTATAGACTGCCCCATCACATAATCTAATATTTTGTATGGTCCTGAACCCATGGCATTATATTGAATATAGGTATTGTAATCTACCTCATTTCCATACTGAGTGTAATTTGCAAAGCCTGCAGCATTAAATGCAATACCCGCACCATGTGCTACCAGCCAGTTCCAGTCCAAAATGGCAGAATAGTACAGGTCTGAAAGATACTCTAAAAATGCGGGATTTGGCTGCATAAGATGGAATGTAATGCTCTGACTCTGATTGCTGTACGTGATTGCGTGAGTGATGTTCTGATACGATGTTGCGTTATTTGCAAAGCCTCCGCCTGGCAAAAGATCGGAAGCAATGACCCATCCTGGAGTTCCGGGAGAGCCTTGAACAAACAACAGTGCTCTTACATAGCTCACATAGACATCCCATGCAGTCAGAGGGTCGCCATTCGAGAATTTCAGACCACTTCGTATATAGAATGTATAGTTTAGATAGTTTGAAGATATACCGCCGTTTGCTACTGTGGGTATCTTGGAAGCTACCATAGGAAAGATGTTTGATACGTTGACCGATGAGCCATTATATGCCAGCAAAGTCTCATAAACGTTCAAGATCACTTCCCCGCCCACCATCTCGTAGTCAATATCCGGATCAAATGAATATGGGCCGCCTGGAACTAGCTCTGCATTTATTATCTCGTTAGCGTTGGTATTTGCAGCTACGCTTTTAGAAAGCTTTGCCACAGTTCCAGCTGGCACTATTAAAATCGTGTATTCATAACTGTTATTTTGATATAGTCCGCTTGACAGTACTGTAGAAAGATCTGAAATTGGATAATAGAGATAACTATTACCGTTTAAAGTGTAATTTGAGCTGGCATAGTTAGTAGCATTGAACGTGATCACGCTTAACGTGATGGCATAGGTACCTGCAGCAGGATATGTATAAGATATGTTGTCAGGCATGAACGAACCTGAAGTATTGTTCAAAACTGCATAATCTGTTCTTGTAGCTCCGTTTCCAAAGTTCCAGATATAATAACCGATAGTCCAGTTTGTTGCTGTAGGAGGCTGGAGCGACGATGCGGACATGTTTACTACAGTCGTGTTTGTAAAGATCTGAGAACTACATATTATTACGGGCTCTGTGATCTCGCTGGCCAGTGCTGGAGATACAGTGTTTGAAGTGACCGTGATGGCAAGTATGCTTGCCAGATTATTTACTTTAACGCCGTTAATGGTGGCATACGCAGTGACGAGATATTTTCCAGGAACAGTATATGTGTGTGATGAAATGTATCCGCTCGCGCTCGAAGAATAGTTAGCAGTGGCTGTGGATCCATCTCCAAAATTGATCAAAACGCTGTTTGTAGAGACACCAGAGGAGGTAAATGCTATAAAAGATATGGATTGTCCAACCGTTGTAAAGGTTGTGCTACTAGTGATAGACAGGGTGGGCGCTGATGATTTTTGGGGCTGGACAATTGCTATTATAGATACAATCAGAATTATCACTACGATAATTGCGATTATTCCGTATAACGTCTTGTTGTTCATAATACTCATCTCTTTTTAATTACAAAATAATTCAGAAAGTTTGAAACCAGATAGAATATAGCTAAAACTATTATTAAACTTTGCTTACAAATTGGAGTTGCATAAAAAAATGTGCTGAGGATACAAAACTTAAATCTTAGTGCTTGTATCGATCATGATATGACAGAAGAACAATCTATAATTGAGAGCGTTATCGAAGCTATAGAAGGTACTAAAAGCACTGCAGTGTTTGACAATTTAAACATAAAGCTTCCAGGCATGAACACGTCAATAATCATAAACAGAAAAGTGATCGTAACTATTTTATCTATATACAGCAAAGAAAATGAGTAAGCATTAAGCTATCAAACCATAGTCTGATCTTAGATAGAGATGTTAAGGCGGGTATATTGCTATTGAAGCGAGGCTTGCAAGGTGAAACACAAAGCGTAAGCTCGCGGAGTGATATTTCACTTTGATGTTACGACAAGCACCGGTATGTTACTATTTTGAATTAAGTAATTGCTGACGCTTCCTAAAAATAGTGCTCCAATTTTACCAAGTCCACGAGATCCGCTGACAATTAAATCGGCATGCTCTTCATTTGCAATCTTAATAAGATCAACGCCTGGATTAGATGCAGTTGTGTAAATATTTTTAACTTCCACCTTTATGTTTTTATCTGAATAAATATTTTCTAGTATGTTTTTGAACTCTGAAAGAAGATCTGGAATGCTTTCAAATACTTTAGGCCCACTGAAAGTATTTAAAGTTAATGGAAGTTTTAAATTGTTTGGAAATACTATTACTGCTAATACTGAACTTATATTCAATCGTTTTATATATTCTGCCGCTGACACTGCACCTCTTGATTCATCAAATCCTAAAACTATCTTTATCATCATCTATCAGTCATGCAAAGAAATTATTTAAAAATTACTGAACAATTTTTCATTATAATTTATTAATATTGCAAAATTATGCAATTTTATTCTTTGCTAGATTTATATAGAATTGAATCTTCTGTTTCATAAGAATCATAATCAATAATCTCATAGAATTCTTTTCTATGCATAATATCAGACATAAAATTACGCTGAGTGCCTTCTCTGTAAAGCTTAGCATAAATATCTTTGATTTTTGTTAGTGATGCGCGAAAAGCAGTGAGTGGAAATATCACAATTTTAAAACCCATATCTTTTAATTCTTTAGCACTCAATAATGGGCTTTTGCCATACTCTGTCATATTTGCTAATAATGGGATATCTAGTTCTTTGGCAAATAATTCAAACTCTTCTTTCGATTCTAGCGCTTCTGGAAATATTATATCTGCCCCTGCAGAGACATAGCTTTTTGCACGTTCAATGGCCTTTTCTAAACCTTCCACAGCCCTGGCATCAGTCCTGGCTATAATCTTAAAATTTGTGTTTTTTCTAGCTTTTACAGAGGCCTTGATTTTAAGTACCATCTCATCTTCGGAGATCAATCTCTTTCCAGATAAATGACCACATTTTTTAGGAATGCTCTGATCTTCTAAATGAATTGCAGAAACACCAGCGCTTTCAAGTAACCTCACAGTTCTTACTACATTTAAAACTTCTCCAAAACCTGTGTCAACATCTACTATTAAAGGCGCTTTAGTTACGTTTATAATTTTTTGTGCCTCTTCTACCACTTCTGTCAAAGTTGTAATACCTAGATCTGGTAACCCCATTCTTGCAGCTACTCCTGATCCTGACAAGTAAAGTACCTTAAATCCAGCTTTTTCTGCTATTATTGCAGAAATTCCGTCGTAAACTCCTGGAGCTACAATAAACTCACTTTTTAGATATTCACTGAAGATATCTGGCCCTAAATTAACATTATCTCTTAATATTGACATTTTCAATCACATCCATAAGCTCTTTAACACTCTTTTTATCAAACTGTTTTACAAAGTCTACAAGCATTTTAGAATTATCTTCTCCCATTACCAGATTACCTTTTATTCTAAGATCATCCCAGCTATATGGATTCTTATAATGCCCTTTTGGTGCATGAATTTCTTCTACATATTCATCAGAATCAGTGGTGATCTTTATTTTTACTGGCAGGTACTCTGGATACATTTTATCAAATTTATCTGTTATCACAAAATGCATTTTGTCAATTAAGTTTAATATCTTTTTATCTTTTAGAAATTTATCTGAATAAGTGTCTAAGTTTGGAGAACCATAATTCAATGCATATCCAATTATGTAAGGCATACTATGATCCGCGGTCTCTTTAGTCTTAGGTCTTAACTTTTCTGGATCTTTGACAATTATATTATGTGCAACTCTAAAGGTTTCAACCTCTATGCTTTTTATGTTTTCAACAAGTTTATCTTTTAAATTTACAGCTGCTTCAGCAGCGCTCATAGCATGGTACTCTACAGGGTAATTTTTGATCATGGTCCTTAGTATTCTATTATCTCTTAAACTTAAATCAAACTCTCCTGAAACCTGTTTAAAGAAACCCATCTCCCCCTCAAATATCGGAGAAGGCCCGGTAAATCCATTTTTTGCTATCAAGGCGGCAAATACGCTGTTTCTGCTTGCGTTTGCGGCCGTGCAACCTTTCCACATGCTAAGTTCTCCCGCTCTTGTTTGCCTCATGCTAATATTATTGTTAATACTCAAATTTATGGTATTTTCAAATTTATTTGAATCAAGTTTCATTAAAGAAGCAATGCCGGCAGCGGAGGAAATAGATATATATGTCACATGATCCCAGCCACGATCTCTGATTGAAACAGCATCCGCTAGAGCTCCAATAACCTGATATGCCACTCCAATAGCAAGAATAGTCTGCAAACCGTCTATATCTAAAGATTCAGAAATTGCAAATATTGGTGGTATGTTATCTGAAGGATGCAGTGCTTCTTTAGATAAATATGTGTCATTATAATCTAAGTATCTAGTCATAGATCCATTAATAAAAGCAGCAGTTTCAGCTGATGCATAGGTATCTGTAAAATAAATTCTAGAATTTAAGGACCCTTTCGAGGGCAATAAAGATTCTTTTTCTATCTTTAAAGGCTGTGAATCTTTGGATCCAAAAGATACTATTATAGAGTCTGCAATTCTTTTTTTTATTTCTTCAATGCTTTTTTCATCAAGCTTATTATCCATTAATTCTTTAGAATATTCATATATTTTTTTAACTATTTTATCCATAATAAACATTATTATTAAACTCGTATATTTACCTTATGTTACTCTTTTATCCTTGCCTCTTTTATCTATTAAAGCTAATTTGCTTCATAAATCTGTTAGAAAATAATATATAATAGTATGTCTCTACTTTTTTTATTAATAACAGGAGTTTTTGAATATGGCAACTATTAAATTATATAAAATCCAAATGCCACTGTTAAGTTCATTCACCACGAGCTTCGACACAACAGTGTACAAAGTAGCACTTATCTTCGAATTAACAGATTCCAACATAAAAGCATACTCTGAGTGTGTGACCGATGAAAATCCGTATTATAGCTATGAAGATAATTTTACGGCTATGCATATAATAAAAGATCACCTTTTAAAACTCATCTCTGACCTTCCAGAGCCTGAAACATTTATAAAACGAGCCAGTAAGGTAAAGGGGCATAATATGGCCAAGGCAGCAATAGAGATGTTGCTCTGGGACTATAAAGCTAAAAAAGAAAAAGTTCCATTGTACCAAATGCTCTACAAATCTAAAAATTACGCAGACGTAGGTATATCTATCGGCATGGATGATCCCGCACTGATGTTGGACAACGTAGAAAATGCGTTAAAGGCAGGATATAAAAGAATCAAAGTAAAAATAGCACATGGCAAAGAGCTTAGCATTTTAAATGCGATAAGGGATACTTATCCAGAGATACCGCTCAGTGCCGATGCAAACGCAGATTATACACTCTCTGATTTAGATCTCCTAAAGAGCCTGGATCGGTTTAATCTGGTCTATCTTGAGCAACCTCTTTCTCATGATGATATCATAGATCACGCTATACTCAAAAAGAATATTAGCACACCAATTTGCCTTGACGAGTCTATCACCAGTTATGAAAACGCAGTCAAGGCATTTGAAATAGGTGCAACGGATATAATAAACATTAAACCTGGACGTGTTGGAGGACTTTATAATTCGCTTCTTATAGCAAAAACAGCTAGAGAGCATGATGGTCATGCCTGGGTTGGTGGCATGTTGGAAACAGGGATTGGACGTGCATTTAATATTGCATTAGCATCGACTGACCTAATAGATTATCCTGGTGATACTTCTCCCAACAGCAGATATTTTTCTAGAGATATCGTTGTTAATCCATTTAAGATGGAAAATGGCAGAATATATCCCTATAACGAACATGGTATAGGCATAAAGATAGATAATGAGCAACTTAGCAATGTAACTATATTCTCTGAAAAGCTGTTAGAAAAATAAATAGCAGAAGTGCAATGTATAAAATAGAGTATAAAACATAATGAGAAAAGCAATTCCAGAGACATTTGCATAGAGGATATTGGGCTGCACCCACAAATTTTAAGCATCAACGAGATGATAACTTTCAAAGGTGGATGTTAAGAGGCAGAAATCATAACATAGTGAAAAACCAAGAAGGTAGAAAAATTAAGTTCAAGAATAGGATATTACCTAAAAATTGATATGCCGCGCTTTTTATAAAACTGAGTATTAGAGATTTAGAAACTAAACCCATTTCTAATGCTATGGTGGAAATTGACGTTTTGATCATTTTTTAATCTGAGCAAGGACAGGGCAGATCTTTTTAATTGTTTTTAGTATAAGATAAATAACTAACACAAAATATGTATTATACATAAAAATTTGAGTAAAAAACATTATTTATACAACTGGATATTATCGCCAAAGTTCTAATGAAAAATTAAATATAGTAATTTGAGTATTTACCTCTAAGGATATAAATATGGGACTCAGTAAAAAAGATTTAAACAGAAAGAGAAAAAATTTAGAGAACAAGATATCTGAACTAGAAGAAAAAGCTAAAAAGAATCCGCTGGATAAGAAGATCAGGGAAGAGCTAGAGGACTTGAAGAAAAAATTAGAAAAGGAAAAATAGAATCTGAAACATTAAGTCTATTCAGCTACTGATCATTATGGTAGTTAAATGTAGGATTTTTTTATTTTAAAAAATACACTCTGTATTTTAAACTCTCTTTTATTCACCGTTTTAATCTACAAATTCAAAATCTACTTTTTCTTCAATATTATTTCTTACGGCTCTGGAAATAAAACAATATTTTTGTGCGAGTTCTATTGCTCTTGGAATTTTCTCTTTGTCCTCGGCATTCACCTTTAAAAGTATATGTACATGTATCGATTCAAACCTAAAACCTTTTTCAGGTGAAGGCCCCAACACTGCATCTACTTTACTGCTCCATTTGTATAAATGAATGTTCATCCGATCCTTAAATTCTAAAAAAGTGGTCAGTAAACAAGATGCTAGAATACCGGGCATAAGCTCTTCAGGGGTCAATTTATCAGCAGGACCGTTGAATTCAGGCGGAGAGTCTACTTCCAGGTGAAAATCTTTTATATTGATCATTGTCCTTCGGCCTTCTATCCATTCAACTTCTGCATTGTAATTATACATAATATTCCAGCAGTGATACAGAGTATAAAAAAATTATGCAAAAATATACTGTGCGAAACTTGAAATTCTATGCATATTACCAAACTAAGTTATACGTAATATCCTTCTACAGTATCTTTTATAAAAGATGCAAGATTTTGTAAAGTGAGAAAATTTGATGTCTCGGCATGCAGATATAATAAACAATGCCTGTTGCAATGGTTCATGACATTTCTCGCAGTTTCTGCTTCTTTGCTGCTAAGTATCTCTTCAAGATCTGTCTCTACGATATTTCCTATTTTTTTACCTATAACACTGCATGGGTATACTATATCTCCATTAGCTTCGATCATCAAGCCATATGAATGACATGTATAATCAGAAACAATAGCATTAATAAATGCCATGCTGGTCACTATATGACCCTTGTACTCTTTTTTAAGATCCAACAGCACATCATGAATCTCCTTTGCGTCAGGTGTAACATATTCCATATTTTCAAATGTAACTGCAGGCATGATCAGAATTCTTGCATTAGCGGCAACTACTTTTTCCACTTTTTCCCTGAGTTTATTTACATCATTTTTAGTTACGACAGTTTGAACAGTTACTTTAAGGCCTTGATCGGTATAGCTTTTCAATTTATCTAATAAATATAGATTTCCATGTCCTTCGTCTATTGAAATATGCAAGAAATCCAGATACTTTGCGAACTCGTTAAGAGGCGCTTTGTCTAACAACAGACCATTTGTTGTCACAAATAAATAAAAAGATCTATCACTGGCATATTTTATTAGATCTAGTATGTCTTTTCTTAATAGTGGTTCTCCACCTTCTAGCGATAAAACTGTAACTGTAGAATCTGCAAGTCTGTCTATTACTTTATATGCCTGTTCTGTAGTCAACGGTTTTACAGGATTGTTCCAAACATTACAAAAACTGCACTGCAAATTACAGTTGTGCAATACTTTGTACGATCCGTATATTGGTCTCTCAAAGTCTCTGCCAGATAGCCTGCCAGAAAACCATTTTAAAGCTCTAATCTGTTTGGGATAGCTCATTAGCTCGTTGAATATATATTAGCTATTAAAATTTTTGTATTTGAGAATTTTCTCAACACTTCATTGATAACTGATTAAAAGTTCTTTTTTTATAAATATCGTTTTCATCTAAATCGTTGTCAAAACAGGAAGAGTAGAGCAATTAATAATTTTTGTGTAGTTATCAATATGGCCAGTAAATATACTTTGAAAACTTAGTAAATTAAGTAGTTTTCAGTCCATATATACGTTATTGATTTAATGAAATTTGAATAATAATCAACGAATATTTTACATAATTATTATTAAAAGAGTTTGGTATAAGATCATGGGTTTATCTTTAAAAAATTGATACACTGTTCGAAAAATTTTTTAAACACGAACAATATACTGGTATGAAAATATGGCTAAAGAATTAGATAAATACTTTATAAAAATCCTGAATACACTGGGATTATGTGAAGCGGGGTCTATATTATATGCAGCGTTGGCAGTTTCTGAAACTCCCTTGACTATCCAGCAACTTAAAAAACATACGAGGTATAGCATTCCGAGACTATATTCTCTTTTAAATACTCTTAAAGAGAACGGGCTTGTAGAGAAAATCAAGGAAGATCACACTGTGTCATATCGTGCCAACCTAAATATTATCGATCTATTCGAAAAGAGAAGACAGAATATTTATGAAAATTATCTCATTCCGATGCTTTCATATATAGAAACTCTGCCAGTTAATGAACGAGAGTCAGAACACATTCAAAAAATATTGAATTATATGAAAATGATAGAGGAATATTTGAACATCTTGAGACCGAATGCTGAAAGGCTCAAGCGCGAACTTATAAAGAAGTATAATATAATTCCATAGCTTATTGAAATTATTCAAAAGATGAACATATTTTATAAATAAAATTTTAAATAATCTATTATCATCATAATAGTTATTGTTTAAAAAAACTAAAACTATCTTGTTTCAGTATTTTCTAGCATTTATATCTGTTATTACACAATTTAAAAAAATATTTTGCTAATTCGCTAAATAAAAACTATATTATGAATGTTATAGATTAATTTGATAAAAAATTGACACTTTATATAAACGGAAAGATTTTTATGGTTTGTAATTATTACTCTTTTTGTGATTTACAATGGTCACCGAAATACAGTTGTGGGAAATTTTCATACTAGTGGCATCTTTGATTGGACTTCTTTACGCAGCTGTCCAGAGTATTCTATTATTGAGAATCCCAGTTGAGGACAAGAAAGCACAGGAGATCTCTAATGCTATAAAAGAGGGATCGGAAGCATATATGAAGAGGCAGTATACTACCGTTT contains:
- a CDS encoding ABC transporter substrate-binding protein, producing MNNKTLYGIIAIIVVIILIVSIIAIVQPQKSSAPTLSITSSTTFTTVGQSISFIAFTSSGVSTNSVLINFGDGSTATANYSSSASGYISSHTYTVPGKYLVTAYATINGVKVNNLASILAITVTSNTVSPALASEITEPVIICSSQIFTNTTVVNMSASSLQPPTATNWTIGYYIWNFGNGATRTDYAVLNNTSGSFMPDNISYTYPAAGTYAITLSVITFNATNYASSNYTLNGNSYLYYPISDLSTVLSSGLYQNNSYEYTILIVPAGTVAKLSKSVAANTNANEIINAELVPGGPYSFDPDIDYEMVGGEVILNVYETLLAYNGSSVNVSNIFPMVASKIPTVANGGISSNYLNYTFYIRSGLKFSNGDPLTAWDVYVSYVRALLFVQGSPGTPGWVIASDLLPGGGFANNATSYQNITHAITYSNQSQSITFHLMQPNPAFLEYLSDLYYSAILDWNWLVAHGAGIAFNAAGFANYTQYGNEVDYNTYIQYNAMGSGPYKILDYVMGQSITLVPNSYYTPIPGIPGYNHKANDTIQIEWIKDPETELLMLKGGLADIYYGLPNYYYSTIAREEAMGNIKIYSFPTMSLYCFTINPDIDESLLSTLGSNFHIPQYYFANLDVRRAFADSFNYQVYLNNLVGNKEYGANFSSGYVGFIPKGMPGYQTPQQMAAAGVVLPTYNLTLAKHYLEESGEYNISINIPAIVYAGDPVDFSAAAMWGQALKSIDPNIVMTPMYMTFSEIMGYDVPFEDPTPIAMSGFVPDYPFPSDYIQPWQINGTNVSMIGLDYSILNYNQTSQVLQMEQDVASAQSCQNITESLKYYDAAEDVVVNLTAFVYTQQVNWFWYYSPSLKGVQYEEGPILGGAGATLYIYLSK
- a CDS encoding universal stress protein, with the translated sequence MMIKIVLGFDESRGAVSAAEYIKRLNISSVLAVIVFPNNLKLPLTLNTFSGPKVFESIPDLLSEFKNILENIYSDKNIKVEVKNIYTTASNPGVDLIKIANEEHADLIVSGSRGLGKIGALFLGSVSNYLIQNSNIPVLVVTSK
- the prpB gene encoding methylisocitrate lyase is translated as MSILRDNVNLGPDIFSEYLKSEFIVAPGVYDGISAIIAEKAGFKVLYLSGSGVAARMGLPDLGITTLTEVVEEAQKIINVTKAPLIVDVDTGFGEVLNVVRTVRLLESAGVSAIHLEDQSIPKKCGHLSGKRLISEDEMVLKIKASVKARKNTNFKIIARTDARAVEGLEKAIERAKSYVSAGADIIFPEALESKEEFELFAKELDIPLLANMTEYGKSPLLSAKELKDMGFKIVIFPLTAFRASLTKIKDIYAKLYREGTQRNFMSDIMHRKEFYEIIDYDSYETEDSILYKSSKE
- a CDS encoding MmgE/PrpD family protein, with protein sequence MDKIVKKIYEYSKELMDNKLDEKSIEEIKKRIADSIIVSFGSKDSQPLKIEKESLLPSKGSLNSRIYFTDTYASAETAAFINGSMTRYLDYNDTYLSKEALHPSDNIPPIFAISESLDIDGLQTILAIGVAYQVIGALADAVSIRDRGWDHVTYISISSAAGIASLMKLDSNKFENTINLSINNNISMRQTRAGELSMWKGCTAANASRNSVFAALIAKNGFTGPSPIFEGEMGFFKQVSGEFDLSLRDNRILRTMIKNYPVEYHAMSAAEAAVNLKDKLVENIKSIEVETFRVAHNIIVKDPEKLRPKTKETADHSMPYIIGYALNYGSPNLDTYSDKFLKDKKILNLIDKMHFVITDKFDKMYPEYLPVKIKITTDSDEYVEEIHAPKGHYKNPYSWDDLRIKGNLVMGEDNSKMLVDFVKQFDKKSVKELMDVIENVNIKR
- the menC gene encoding o-succinylbenzoate synthase, with translation MATIKLYKIQMPLLSSFTTSFDTTVYKVALIFELTDSNIKAYSECVTDENPYYSYEDNFTAMHIIKDHLLKLISDLPEPETFIKRASKVKGHNMAKAAIEMLLWDYKAKKEKVPLYQMLYKSKNYADVGISIGMDDPALMLDNVENALKAGYKRIKVKIAHGKELSILNAIRDTYPEIPLSADANADYTLSDLDLLKSLDRFNLVYLEQPLSHDDIIDHAILKKNISTPICLDESITSYENAVKAFEIGATDIINIKPGRVGGLYNSLLIAKTAREHDGHAWVGGMLETGIGRAFNIALASTDLIDYPGDTSPNSRYFSRDIVVNPFKMENGRIYPYNEHGIGIKIDNEQLSNVTIFSEKLLEK
- a CDS encoding OsmC family protein, which codes for MYNYNAEVEWIEGRRTMINIKDFHLEVDSPPEFNGPADKLTPEELMPGILASCLLTTFLEFKDRMNIHLYKWSSKVDAVLGPSPEKGFRFESIHVHILLKVNAEDKEKIPRAIELAQKYCFISRAVRNNIEEKVDFEFVD
- a CDS encoding radical SAM protein — encoded protein: MSYPKQIRALKWFSGRLSGRDFERPIYGSYKVLHNCNLQCSFCNVWNNPVKPLTTEQAYKVIDRLADSTVTVLSLEGGEPLLRKDILDLIKYASDRSFYLFVTTNGLLLDKAPLNEFAKYLDFLHISIDEGHGNLYLLDKLKSYTDQGLKVTVQTVVTKNDVNKLREKVEKVVAANARILIMPAVTFENMEYVTPDAKEIHDVLLDLKKEYKGHIVTSMAFINAIVSDYTCHSYGLMIEANGDIVYPCSVIGKKIGNIVETDLEEILSSKEAETARNVMNHCNRHCLLYLHAETSNFLTLQNLASFIKDTVEGYYV
- a CDS encoding helix-turn-helix domain-containing protein is translated as MAKELDKYFIKILNTLGLCEAGSILYAALAVSETPLTIQQLKKHTRYSIPRLYSLLNTLKENGLVEKIKEDHTVSYRANLNIIDLFEKRRQNIYENYLIPMLSYIETLPVNERESEHIQKILNYMKMIEEYLNILRPNAERLKRELIKKYNIIP